The genomic stretch ACTTCTGCATAAACAGTACAGGTAGATGAACAAGAAGGCAACTGAGAACAAAGAGGAACATGTCTACAATACCTCTTCTGCAACGACCAGGCAGACTTCATGCAGTTTGGTCTGCAGTAATGCCGGATGGTGTCGTGCCAAAACTCGAACAGACTTCAGTCCATCCAGTTTCTTCTCCCTGTGTTTAGATGACAACTATGTTAATCACAGCTTTAGGAACAACCGCCTGTTGGGACCCTGCTGGTTATTCTCTTTCAAATCTATCTGTAAatgcctgtgatgttgatgtcTTACCAGTCATCTGAGGTCAGCTGTGTGAAGGAGAGGGACAGGCTCTCTGCAGGCTTGGCGAAAGGCTGGAGGTCTTCCTGAGCTGCGACAGCCTTTGGGTGGAGTTTTGTCCCACGGCGAGGTCCTTTTCTGTTGGGCGGGGCAGCTTTGGATGGAGGTGCTGGAACCTTGGGTGCCACCGCCACGGTCCTTCTGGGGGCTGCAGGTTgttcactaaccctaacccgtGAAGGACGGTGGTCGAGCTGGAACATCTCAAAGGGCTCTCCATGTtcctcaaatgtattttttgctgGCTGGAGCTTGCACCTATTAGCTGCCTTCTTACCTGTTCAAattgacagaaaaataatcatgATTACTCAAATGTCCATGTTTACTGTAATCACAATCTTTATATATTTCCATTCAAGTTTCCAAAAAGGAAGTCATCACTCAATAGTATTAACATACCTGCTCCACCACGTTTCAACACTGGGATACGAGATGGTCTCCTGATCGCTGTAGGTGGAGGAGTAGGGGTGAAAGAGCGGATGTGTGAAATAGCCCTTAGCTCAGTGTGCGTGTCCACAGAGCTGGGGGTAGAGTCTGGGCTTCGGTTCCTGTTTGCAGCTCTCAGCTTGGCAATCTTACAGGCAAGTGTCATCATCTTACAGCCCAAACGCAGCTTCTTGTCAAAGAAAGGGTCCTCTTCTAACAACGTCTGGCTAGCCGTGGACGTCAGACTCCTTTTGTCCTCCTCTACGATGGGCCTGAGCCTTCTCCATGGAAGAGAGCATTTAGGGCTCTTTCTGGGAAAAGCTGGTGGCTGAGGTGAGGGGAGGGTGTCCTGCTGGATGGAGAGTCCCATTCTCTCCAGAACAGCATCACTGCTGCCTTTCTGGGAAGCATACagcctctctgcatgttgaatGAGTGCAGCCAACTCAGCCTTTTCAGCTCTCTCAATGTCCAGGATCCTGGACTGACTGCTGGAGCCACTTTCTTTTTCGAGGCTCTCTAGTGTCTGTAAAAAACATTGTTCGTTgttatttgtattttctgtgaTTTGGTTAGCTTAAAAATGGGTATTTGTCTATTTCCAATTGCTAACAAACATCAGTGAATACTAAAGCCACTTTTttaatatctacattgcccattataagcaaccattcatccaatgttcgaaaggcacattctgtttactgatCTGATATCAAAAAAATCCCCATCAACATGTAGGCTATAGTATAATCACTCATACTGTAGTACTGGGAGGGTTCTagtcctccctctctccagaTATATAAGTATTTTGCAGGTGGTGAACTACAAATCAGAAAAGAGTTTTGATATTACTTTATCACTTTAGTTTTGACCCTCTGCAGgttagtgatttaaaaaaaactgtatttatcTATCCAACTATCTATCTTCCCTCAAAAAAAGGTTACTTACATCACTGTCTTCCTTGAAGTTCATTTTCGTCTTACACTGTTGCAGGAAGTCCTTTAACGTCTCGCAAATAGCCATGAGTGTCTGAAAAATGCTAactaaactgtcaaaaaatgggatgagtgtgtgtctgactggAACTGGATTCCCCCCTTTATACATGAACATGTTCTAAGTGAGGTCACTGTAGAACCATGGAACATTCTGATGGAATCCATATGCAAATGAGGTATTTTATGAAttcttttattttcacttttattaaATGATATCAAAGCATTGTTGGTGATCCAAAAGGACCCAAACTTGACaatcatgacattttttttgtactctTGGCACACATTTAATCATTTATCTATCAATATTCTCAATTTTCCCAAAGCAACATTTCCAATTTTTATCACAACATTAAAttctaaatttaaaataaaattttcatATTGCTTTTATCATTGTCCTTTTTAGGCATAGGTCCGCTATGctagtggttctcaacctggggGTTGGGACCCCCAAGAGGGTCGCAAGATCATTTCTTGGGGTCGCCAGATGGTTgggaagaaataaagaaatcacATATTTTAAACTTGATGAATGGTTTCTACATTAATGTTTGAAGTAAAAAGGGCTCTATGCCATTCATCCTCCTATGAATCATGTATGAATGACGTACCATATCAATGGCATCATAATATGATCCAAAATGGGATAAGACTCTTGACCGGGAAACTATTAGCGCAGGTGTTTCCTTAACCTCTACCATAGTCGGTTCAGGTTCAATGTGTAATTGTATGAGTTATATAACTTTAGAAAACAGAACTCTaattaaatgaaatatttgGGCTTCTTTGACATCAGACCATTTTGGGATGGTCTTAGTTATTTGCAGTAGAGAACAGGTATTTTACAGTACATGTTTTCCACAACTATAATTTGTTGGTATGCCATGACTTCATTTTTGTACCTGCAACCTACTTCAGCCAACTTTCATAGCAAATCCATCTAATAGTTGtctctgttttcttttcatacacattttttttcttcattttattaaaaccaTAAGTCAcatgcatttcttttaaaacaGTAACTGTTTAATGACAAAGCATGCTGCCGTTTGATTCTTTCGTTGTTTTTGTTTCGTACAACTTGAAGCTTTGACGTTGTGATGAATCTTCTTACGACAGCGTTTAGTTGGTGTTGCTTCTCCTCACTCTGTATCAGTGTGTTTGGAGGACAGCACAAGCTTTCTCCAGTATTTATATCATGTTCAGGTCCAAGGCAATGAGAACTCTTCTTGCTCCCCCCAAATCAAAATGTCTTATCATTTAATTGTTATACAACcctgtttcttttttgttgtgaaatgtatttaaaatacatttgtatgtgtgtttgatcTGGAACCTTTTGCAAATGAACAAATACAActgaaatggaaaattaaacaaATTCACAATAACAGGAATCCTCAGCTGTTTAAAGACATACGCTGTCTAACCGCTTACTGTTGAACAGGCAAAAACTTTAAGATTTCAGATTCATATTTGATCTTTTGGTTATAGATTGATACTTTGAATACCGAATCGTATTCCTTTTCACTTGTGCTTTCTAAGTTGATTATAAACATCAGCAAATAAAGCAGTGCTAAATGCACCTGTGCAAAAAGACAATACATATCAGACTGCTAAAATTCAACgacattaaaacacacaacaacccaACTTATTAATAAGAAACGGGAGGTTATAAAAAGTTGCTATTGAATTTAAACTGCAATGTCTCATGGCTGCCATTGCAAAAACAGGTGTAGTTTTTCTTCTGCCCAAATCACAGGTTTTTCTCTGCTGGGGCGACCTCTAAGAACAGCTGAAGGAACACTGTCAACTTGGTCAACAGCCCTGGGCAGAGCTTGTAATGGATGAAGGGTATGTAGACTATAGCTCCACTGAGGATAAATAAAGTCACATAGAGGTATTCAATCTGAGGATTGTCTATGATGGGCGCCAGCACAAGGAATATTGCCGCCATTAGGACCAGTATAGGGAGTATAATGGGAACCtgtggagagaggaagagacacAAAGTGATTGTCAACCCACGTtaacaaaaagacaaatgtaTGTTTGTGATGATGTCATGAGAAGTGTATGACACTGACCGTGTAGGGCCTGGGGAGCTCTGGCTTCTtaatcttgagatagagaagtCCAGACAGGGTGATGGCATAGAAAAACCAGGCAGTGAAACTGACAACCGCAATGAAAAGGAATGTCAGGTTGTACATTCTGTCAACATTATATAAATGCAAAGCAGACCCAGGTTTCACCTGAAGAAGTTGACAATACTCTGGAAGTCTCCAGGGATCAGCACCAGAAGGGAGACAACAGTGGTGAAGATCAGGGCTGGAGATGGAGTCAGTCTGTGGACGTGAGCCATGGCCAGAATATCTGGCTACAAAGCACAACGCAAGTCAGGGTGAAACACTGTGACAACCGTCTTATGCTCAACAATCTAACATATGTTCATAAGCAGACACTCTCACCATGTGTCCTTCCCTGGCAGCAACAAAGCACACACGGCCACCACTGAAGAACGTCCCATTCAGAGAACCAAAGGCAGACAATGCTGCAGCCACAGACATGATCCAGCCCCAGCTTCCTAACACCTTATTCCTGAGGGAAAAGGTTGAAGTTCTCACATAAGCTGCAACAGCAtcctttacatttttcaaaagccACCTGCTACAcatagaaaatatatatttgacaaggaagaagaatgcGTGGAATAAAAAAGACACCTCCGGTTCAGCTGAATCGATTttgatacttaaaaaaaaaaaaaaaaacactgtgagACTGATAATGCCAtaggagtgcaatgctaaatcagtGTAGTACTCCTTTCATGATCCTTTAAAAATGAGCAATTTGGACAGCAGAAAGAGCAAGTCAAACTATCAGTCTGGTAgcctgaaatgaaatgaaatgtaccagagtctggtaggaccaggctatcaGTCTGGACCTGTCTACCAGAATCTGTGACATCAATATCAGGTGCTGTCTTACCCCCAGGTCACTGCTACTGCGCTGGAAGACATGAGTTCTTTAGGCGTCATTACCGTCAGGTAGCTCACATTCACCAGCAGATATAAGCCAGTCACCAGAGAAATGGCTATCACAACCGCCCTAGGAAGATTCAcctggaagaaaaaaaggcaacatCATTTTCTGGCCAATGCATACATGCTTGCATGATGGATAATTGTAATATTAACAATAGAATAATGGATTGAGCCAGGAGTCAGAGACTCCAAAGTAAAATTAAATGATGAAAAACTCTAAGCACAATCCCATACAGAGCTACAGAAATGTAGTGAATAAAGAAAATCATTAACTTTCATACTACCTAAAAAAAGTCTGTGACCTTCTGTTTCTGCCTAAAAAACATTCTGTGATATTTTAACATATTGCTGTATTTTCACATTTACATTCACTGCACACATCCACATGATAGCAACACTGGCAGACGCACACTTTAATCCCAGTTAGATAAGACCACAATTGCAGCAAACAATCACACCTTGAGTGTCCTCATGCAACACTGACCCTGCATCATCTGCCCGGTGACTAGAGGGACTGTtgtatttggggggggggaaatgatGCTATTATTTACCTAAGCACACATGCACAATCCAACTCTTTACAGTCTCACCTCTGGTCTTTTCAGTTCCTCAGTGACATAGTTCAAGTTGTACCAGCCTGCGTAAGACCAGAGTCCTTGATAAAAAGCCATTCCTAGAGAGCTCAAAGAGTACTGAGTGCCTTTAAACGCATTCTCAACTTTCAAATTTTCCACAAGGACCCTGTTGCTCTGTATGAGCTCCACTATTCCTCCAATTACGATGAATGCCAACGCCAGCACCTTGGCCACCAAGAAGACCACCTGGACTTTGATGGCAATTCGGACGTTCAAGATGTTGACTATTGCAACAACCATTATAGCCACAGCTGCAGCACACTTTACTGCCAGCTGAGGAGGAAGGCAGCCCGTGTAAAAGGGTGCTAGAGAATACTCCGCAATGCTAATTGCCATTGCTGCAATGCTGAATGGCTTCACAACCAGGATAAAAGTGACTGCTGCGAAGAAAGCAGGACATGAACCATAGATCCTCAGTATGTAGATGAAGTCCCCACCAGATTCCGAATAACACTGTCCCAAGCTCGGTGTAGGACAACGCGCTGCAAACATAGCTACAACTCCGCGAGAGCCCAGATCACCATACTTGCTCCAGGGCTTCCACGTAAGGCCAGTACAAACTGTGGGGACATGAATATACCGGATCCGATCATAGTTCCTGCTACTAGTGCTACACCGCCAATCAACCCAATTTCCCGTTTTATTTTCAGGGTTTCAGGTTCTTTGTCCGCCATGGTCATGTAGATCAGAGAGTTGGTGATGAAATTACTGTAGTTGTTATTCACTCTTACAGAGCAGacaaccagataaagacttagTCACACACCTGACTGACTGGCTTTTATCTACACATCTcagagagacaagagacaaTAAAACTGCTCAATGTGTTACTTGCATATACTATTTACTCCAGTGTACTTGTAAATCTTTGAACAGTGTATCCAGCTCTTGATTCCAAACTCTAATCTTATTTTATGCAATCCCTTATCTGGATATGTTAATTCTTGTATGGAACAGCAGTGGCGGCTCTTTGCACTGTTGCTCATTGTTTAACTTACTGTTAAGCCTTGTTTATTTGTGAGTTATAAACACTGA from Perca fluviatilis chromosome 20, GENO_Pfluv_1.0, whole genome shotgun sequence encodes the following:
- the zmp:0000001267 gene encoding b(0,+)-type amino acid transporter 1 isoform X1, producing MESDTQRLNLKREIGIIGAVSFIAGTMIGSGIFISPQYVLSAIGSPGASFVIWTCCGLIAMLGGLCYAELGTVIPESGAEYIYMLRTAGKVVAFMFVFSFIIVMRPASATGIALSVAEYVVAPFYNGCTPPQLVVKLVAAGAIIVLAIVNCLSVRLATAIQVVSMAIKLLALAVIILGGVVMLFEGRTENFENSFEETNVNVSSIGIAFYQCLWSYDGWNTLNFLTEELKHPEVNLPRAVVIAISLVTGLYLLVNVSYLTVMTPKELMSSSAVAVTWGNKVLGSWGWIMSVAAALSAFGSLNGTFFSGGRVCFVAAREGHMPDILAMAHVHRLTPSPALIFTTVVSLLVLIPGDFQSIVNFFSFTAWFFYAITLSGLLYLKIKKPELPRPYTVPIILPILVLMAAIFLVLAPIIDNPQIEYLYVTLFILSGAIVYIPFIHYKLCPGLLTKLTVFLQLFLEVAPAEKNL
- the LOC120548937 gene encoding uncharacterized protein LOC120548937 produces the protein MAICETLKDFLQQCKTKMNFKEDSDTLESLEKESGSSSQSRILDIERAEKAELAALIQHAERLYASQKGSSDAVLERMGLSIQQDTLPSPQPPAFPRKSPKCSLPWRRLRPIVEEDKRSLTSTASQTLLEEDPFFDKKLRLGCKMMTLACKIAKLRAANRNRSPDSTPSSVDTHTELRAISHIRSFTPTPPPTAIRRPSRIPVLKRGGAGKKAANRCKLQPAKNTFEEHGEPFEMFQLDHRPSRVRVSEQPAAPRRTVAVAPKVPAPPSKAAPPNRKGPRRGTKLHPKAVAAQEDLQPFAKPAESLSLSFTQLTSDDWEKKLDGLKSVRVLARHHPALLQTKLHEVCLVVAEEVNNLRSGVACAAMATVAKLHVHLGRAMDPEANWTGRILLLKLAQTTNAFVQEQANLALDALVEGCSPGRILDVLLDTGLRHRCAAVRGSTAQHLHQLADIVGENHILTAGKTFAQRFLSAVSKMAVDAAPEVRHYGQMMLQGLAHQKEFIVMWEKIVPVKDRSPLQKILKKMRQ
- the zmp:0000001267 gene encoding b(0,+)-type amino acid transporter 1 isoform X2, yielding MDDVTQKLTLKREVGLVGAVSLIGGTMIGSGIFMSPQTVLLTIGSPGASLVVWGICGLLVILVSFCYAELGTVIRESGGEYIYILRTSGPVLAFMLIFSSVLFVRPAGVAGISLSFAQYVVAPFYSDCPPPVVLVKCVAAVAIIVLATVNCLNVRFSMSVQVFFMVVKVLALAVIIIGGLVMLIQGHTENFEDSFENTNVGINSIGIAFYQGLWSYDGWNNLNYVTEELKRPEVNLPRAVVIAISLVTGLYLLVNVSYLTVMTPKELMSSSAVAVTWGNKVLGSWGWIMSVAAALSAFGSLNGTFFSGGRVCFVAAREGHMPDILAMAHVHRLTPSPALIFTTVVSLLVLIPGDFQSIVNFFSFTAWFFYAITLSGLLYLKIKKPELPRPYTVPIILPILVLMAAIFLVLAPIIDNPQIEYLYVTLFILSGAIVYIPFIHYKLCPGLLTKLTVFLQLFLEVAPAEKNL